In Fusarium falciforme chromosome 10, complete sequence, a single genomic region encodes these proteins:
- a CDS encoding FAD-binding-3 domain-containing protein: MAVTSDRTQVLIVGAGPAGQLLGLMLAKQDISVTIVEQADKLDDRPRATHYGPPAMKILNSAGVGDDVRSKGFIVDTVAWRRLDGSYIAGLDHETQKDSADRMAALPLSQLAGILYDHAKTLPKLQYLFNRKVVNIGQDESKAWVDTVDQANDGQSRLEADYVVGCDGANSIVRRSLFGDWKFPGRTWDEQIVATNVYYDFEKFSFCDSNFIIDPEHWYMAAKITKDGMWRVTYGETAGLSHDVLKERQAEKFRTMLPGHPDPSQYKLVNISPYKVHQRLAEKLRVGRFILAADAAHLCNPFGGLGLTGGIVDVAGVYECLVGIYTNRADPSILDIYSDIRRKKYQEIVDPISSSNLRRMFSVQPDKVLETDEFLQMCKKAATDPKLASEMLQSAHQLNYDFTQHYTR, translated from the exons ATGGCGGTTACCTCGGATAGG ACCCAAGTCTTGATTGTCGGCGCTGGTCCGGCtggccagcttctcggcctgATGCTAGCAAAGCAAGACATCTCTGTCACAATCGTTGAGCAAGCCGATAAACTTGACGACAGGCCTCGAGCCACCCATTACGGCCCTCCAGCCATGAAAATCCTCAACTCTGCTGgtgttggcgatgatgttCGCTCAAAGGGCTTCATCGTCGACACAGTGGCGTGGCGGCGCCTTGACGGGTCGTACATCGCTGGCCTCGACCATGAGACTCAGAAGGACAGCGCTGACCGAATGGCCGCCCTGCCACTGAGCCAACTCGCTGGGATCTTGTACGACCATGCCAAGACTCTGCCTAAGCTCCAGTATCTATTCAACCGCAAAGTGGTGAACATTGGCCAGGACGAGTCGAAGGCCTGGGTCGACACGGTCGACCAAGCCAATGATGGGCAGTCTCGACTCGAAGCTGACTACGTCGTCGGCTGTGACGGCGCCAATAGCATTGTCCGGCGCTCACTGTTTGGAGACTGGAAGTTTCCAGGTAGAACATGGGATGAGCAAATCGTCGCTACCAAC GTGTATTACGACTTTGAAAAGTTTAGCTTTTGTGATTCCAACTTCATCATCGACCCGGAACACTGGTATATGGCCGCCAAAATTACCAAGGATGGCATGTGGCGCGTGACATATGGGGAGACAGCCGGTCTAAGCCATGACGTTCTGAAGGAGAGACAGGCTGAAAAGTTCCGAACTATGCTTCCAGGGCATCCAGATCCGAGCCAGTACAAGCTGGTCAATATCAGCCCTTACAAAGTGCACCAGCGGCTAGCAGAGAAGCTCCGGGTCGGCCGGTTCATCCTCGCTGCTGATGCAGCCCACCTATGCAACCCTTT CGGCGGCTTGGGGTTGACTGGTGGCATCGTGGATGTGGCCGGAGTGTACGAGTGTCTAGTAGGAATCTATACTAACCGAGCGGATCCGTCCATTCTGGACATCTATAGCGACATCCGCCGCAAGAAGTACCAAGAGATTGTAGACCCCATCTCCAGCTCCAACCTCAGACGCATGTTCAGCGTGCAACCAGACAAGGTTTTAGAGACGGACGAGTTTCTTCAGATGTGCAAGAAAGCTGCGACCGACCCTAAACTCGCTTCAGAAATGCTTCAG AGCGCCCACCAACTCAACTACGACTTTACTCAACACTACACGCGATGA